From Dendropsophus ebraccatus isolate aDenEbr1 chromosome 10, aDenEbr1.pat, whole genome shotgun sequence:
tggtctatggggctgtgtgaggtgtcattttttgcgccataatctgtatTTTCTGtgggtaccttgactgcgcatatgtggctttttgatccctttttattacaatttttctggatttgatatgacaaaagatgtgcaattttgcactttggtgggtttttgcgcttcagccgtttaccatgcaagatcaggaatctgATAACTTAATAATTcgggtgattatgcacgcggggataccaaacatgtttgtttatttttatttataaaatgggaaaaggggggtaattcaaacttttattaggggaggggattttttattaacactgtaacttttagtccccctaagggacttttagtattactgcagtgatctcccatagagatcactgcagtatacttaatacagcaatgatcgatcagatcattgctgtattactctgatcTGCAGCAGACAAGATAGATGGATTGcctagccgggatcagcgtcaatgCGAATCTTAGTCCCGAAtcggtaaggagaagggatctcccctccgcgatcgcatcgcgagatcccccccactagacagggggaaacaatacatttaaatgcagctgacagttttgacagctgcatttaaatgtataattagcaggCGCGTCAATCGGACcacgcccgctaatagctgcagtcccgggctacacatagcacccgggatcgcggcggttctgAGCAGGGTCGCtgtgcgacccctctctgaacgcccgcacccgcattAGGATGTACAATTACGTGCTGATGCAGGAAGAAGTTAAGAAAACCTGTCAGCTGTATTTACTGCTAAGAGCTGCAGTCATACTTGTTAGGATATAAAAGCAATCAGTGCCTTCCCTGGAGCTAATAATGGCTTCCAAACTTCAGCCAAGTATCAGCCCACTCTCCAGCCCCTCCTTGACTGAAGATGGTGGCTCTGTACCTCAATCAAGGAGGGTGTGGAAGGTGAGCGACGAGGCATGGCAGAGTGTGACACTTGAGTAACttggccccacctccttgacactagtCTGAGAAATAAAAAGGTAGTTTTATGCATTGAACATTTAACATTTCTGAATTTATAaggagaacttaaaggggttggccacttaatagtaaaatagttctgtgtatagtattagtaagtgtactcaatttacttactgacagcaactccctgtttacctcatagagctgaaatcagattcccctcctccaggctgggctgccctgctctgtggtgagtctgtttataagatggccgacatggaggaggatgtgaccatgccccaccactagagatgagcgaacctggagcatgctcgagtggatctgaacccgaactttcggcatttgattagcggtggctgctgaagttggataaagccctaaggctatgtggaaatcatggatataggcaTTGGCTGTaagcatgttttccagacaaccttagagctttatccaagttcagcagccccagctaatcaaatacttaacgttcaggttcggatcgactcgaacccgaacctggttcgctcatctctacccaccaCCAAtgtcctctataggcatatacaggctcagtggtgcaCACTGGGGGCGtagcatgatcacatgctcctccatgtcggccatcttatggacagaatgaccacagagcaggacagcacagcctggaggaggggagtctgattttagctctatgaggtacacagggagctgctgtccagTAAATGCagggggtacacttactaatactgtacactgaacagttttactataaagttgccaatCCCTCTAATTAGTGTTACTAGCTAGCAGTATGGCTACCTAAGTCATCAATATGGAAATGTAATGATTTTTGCATTGAATCACTATATTGACTCTGTGTTTCCCCTTTGTTTTAGGCGATTTTACTACACAGAAGCTTTGTATGGAAAATATGCTGCTGCCGCTCACTACACACTAGAGCACAACGGAGGAGTGAGGTATGACCCTGTGCCTGCTGAAATCCCCTGTATCACAAGACAATAAGTGATTTTCATCCATGGTTGGGGAATAACCAAAGCTGTGTTCACATCACTTTATACCTCATACATCCGAGGTTCACGCCAGGAAGGTTGCAACATATCCCGCTGTACAAGCATACAATGGGATATGTAACCCACACCGTCCCCTCTTCCTCCTTAGATGCCTTATACCCTCCttgtactttaaagtgtcactgtctttaaatttttttttgcagaaatcaatagtactggcaattttaagaaactttgtatttgggtttattagccgaaaaatgcatttttatcatgaaaaagcagtttgaagctctcccccctgtcttcatgattttttatggagaggggagggtggagggagatgaggcaccaaaacaggacaacaaagagttaatttacagctacatcaccaggctaccTCCTCTGaggtaagcactgacctctctgacctctgaatagcggctttcacacagttcccactgtgtaatcgtttgttctctgctgctgactaatctccctcctcttctGGTCACATAAAGCCAAGTCACAACTTTTATAGTTTTCACTTACTACCCCGCTTTCTCAGATCCCTGACCTGATGCCATGTTAGGGAGAAAAAAGGGAGTGGGGATATAAGTAGGTTTTCAGCAGTCTGAAAAGGCTGGATGACAATGTCTCTTCCATCACACTCCGCATCACCAGTTCTTTTCTTCAGGTTCAAAGGTCACACTGAGTGGTTTCGGCCAAATGAGAAGGGACACTACACCTGGGACTTCCTGGAGCACAAGAATGATCCTATAGAATGTGTGGACTTGAGCGGAAGCATGGTGACCTACATGGGCTTGAGCAACTTAGGTGAGTGGACAAACTGACCAGAAACTATTCCCTAATGCTTCTTTGTGTGTCACTGtcgattacattttttttgcagaaatcaatagtacaggcgattttaagaaactttgtatttgggtttattagccgaaaaataaatttttatcatgaaaaaaacagtttgaagctctcccccctgtcttcatggttctctatggagaggggaggggtggagggagatgaggcaccaaaaaaaggacaacaaagagttaatttacaactacatgaccagggtatctcctctgaagttagcactgacctctctgatcactgaataccggctttcacactgcttccactgtgtaatcctttgttctctgatctctgctgccaactaatctccctcctcccccctcccctctccatagaacagacaggacccgactgatgtaaaagagtcgagatttcctgataatgagcagtgaatgagagagaggagaggagtggggacctggggaaagtctcttttaatgcagataatggcatatttgcctaataaacccaattacaacatttcttaaaatcaccggtactattaatttctacaaaaaacacgacagtgacactttaagatgtcGTAagaatatacagcatacaggggaACAGGACAGCAGCGCTTGATCAGAATAGCCCCTGCAGTGCAATACGAACATTGGTGACAACAGAGGGGGCCCTTAGGCCGTGATGCTACAGTGTGTGAAGACGCTGACCAGCATGGAAAACTCCTGGTGTCacgtatcattatgatgctgggagctcgaAAAATATTCATATCTTCCCGCTACAGTAGTGACACAGCCGCACGACTGTGTCATTACAGTAGCGGGAAGATTTGAATCCCTGATCTACGGCACGTGTGCTTGCTGCCATACTGCTGGCACTCAACGGAAGTTGAATGTTAgctaaaatattatatatttgttttaatagttataatacaaagtaataaaactttattaaagtaatgtattagcAAAATATTTATTCTgagtctccggagtacccctttaataattatataataaaagGTGCTGCGGCTTTCTAATATACCTTTATTTCTATTATACCTTTAATCCATCATAATTTTGGAGAGCTTTTCTTGTTGTAACATTCAGAGTTATATTATTCCCCAGTTAGGTCTACTTACATAAATCTTTATCGTATAAGAAGATAATTTTTCATCTGATTCACCCTAAAAtgatctctgtttgctgtcattgaatgAAAACGTTGTTGTGTACAGAGGTCAGCAGCCGGTCCTGGTCATGTGAACTCCCGCACCAAATGTTGGTGTGAACAGTTGACACTGGTGAAGGTCTTAGATCATTATTCAGAATCAAACGTCTTCATGAAGGAATAAAACCCATTGATCTATTGTAACCAAAGAGTAATTCAGCTGACAGTGTGCTTAGCATGTTGTCAGATTCCTAGTAATAGAAATTTCTGTGCATTGTCAGTGTGGTGTGAGCTGTGACTTGTGGTGTTATACTTCTCCATTGTTATCTTCTCATACGTATCTATGAAGTGTCAGGAGATCATTTGCACTGTATTtcttccttaaagtgacactctcaccccctttttgcattatgacttctctacgcaggtgtaaagagtaaatttagcagtttttataccttttttttatatcatacgtcctggtgcttgttccagtaaaaagtcatcttttatcaattgcagattgcgctaagtgggcggggctccaCAGTCTGAAGCACTgctcagccccgcccacacaGCCACCGTACACCCTGCTGCCATGACGTCATCtgcgcataggccccgcccctcaacggccattggtatgggctgacctagagggggtaggGCCTAGACCTTTGGGCTGACCTGTGGGGTCTATGTGCCgttgcggccgataatcgctcggtgtaatagaaggcaaccatCAGTCGACATGAAAGGTGTTGGCTGTTCATTgcagtcttttgtctttcaacatgctgaaagacaaacgactcacatagcagcgatttgctgccatcgctccgtggaaaaggagcagtggcagcagaccaccgctatcctctatgggctgcctggacgatctagcgatcacccgggcagcccctctgcagcctcccctgcaGTTACTCGCTCACAGCCGTCgagtgtaatagcggcagcagcaagcggggaacgagcaaatgagcgctgacagtgtgataggggctttagggtgggttcacactacagaatcagggCGGATCACCCGCCATGGATTCTGCTGCTTGCCCGTGCCCGggtgcatctccgcctgtgccatagactccattccacgATCGGGCTGATTCCGCCgttcgcccaaagaattaacatgccaattctttgagcggacggCAGATCTGCCCAACcaaagaatgaagtctatggcacgggcggagatgtgcaCAGGGGCGAGCGACAGGTGATCcgcccggattcctcagtgtgatcgCAGTATGAAATCCGAGtacaatatgtacagtatgtgtgtatgtaccttCAAGCTGGATCTGAATAAAAAAATGGAGACACCTTTTACATATTCTGGAATTACACATGGCCAAGCCCAGCAATTAAAACCCAGTCTATGATCAAACAGTCTATGTTCTCCAAGTCTTTGTCTAacagccctattccaccaacagatctgacgacagattatctgccaaagatttgtagccaaagccaggagtggatgtgaaaagaggagaaatccagtctctcctttatgacctgttctctgattatagtctgttcctgggtttggcttcaaatctttggcagataatctgttgtcagatctgttggtggaatagggccttaatgcctTTTGTGGTTTCACATACCTTTGTAGACCGAATAGAAATGGGAGGGGTGTATACCTCCTATTATTCAGTTGTGTGTAGATCCTCTAAGATCTCTTTTTTTCCGCTGCACAGAGGGACTGCAGGAGTTGCGGGAGCTGAACCTCAGCGGCTGCCATTACTTAGATGACTGGGCACTAAGTCGACTGCATGTATTTAAGGATTCCTTAGAAGTCCTGTCGTTGGCCGGATGCCGTCAAGTGACAGAACGAGGGTTGGCCACACTCCACCATTTACAGTAAGTGCTCTCCCCTCCTTTCCTGTCATTCGTTTTGATGAGAGCAATGATGCCCCGCTTATTATCTTTGTGTTGAACAAGGAATTGCTGAACGCATTATTTTAGAAgtttaaaaaaatctttgtttGTCACCCACACACACATCTTCCTTTGTAATAGGGGATATGCGGCTGCTGAATGATGAATGTAATGGACAACATGAATGAGCCAGCAGTCGTCTGTGTGGTCCTGCCTGCACAGTGACTGTTCAGGGAGATTGGTTGTCCTGTGAGAGCAGTCAGCCAGTCTAATAaggccttaaagtgtccctgccaTTACAAGAAGCTTCTGACATGTTCTagccacatgtcagaagtttgtatcagtgggggtctgggtgaTGAGATCCCCGGCGATTGCTATAAACGATTAGCAGCACACGCTCTGACCCTTCACCAATGCTTTGCTAAGGATCCTCATTTAGCTATTATTTTCCCTGTGGTAGTGTCACTGTGTGATGGGTTGCTGCTGGGTTCCCCCTCAGATAGCACCTAATCACTGGTGGTCCCAGCAATGAGACACTCTGTGATCAGCTTACTAGATTACGAATTGCCTGATACAGACACCCTCCTTTAACTGTAATCTTCAGTTTATGACTATTGTTACCTGCTGTGTTTTCCTCAGGAATCTGAAGCGTCTGGATCTGTCTGACCTGCCTGCTGCCAACCATAAGGGGCTAGTATTGATCCTCCTGGAGGAGTTGCTGCCAGCATGTAACATTGTGGGGATTGAGTACACAGATGGGCTGCATACAGAGGACATTGTGGCCAGATCAGAGAGCATCAAATAAGCCGAGTCATAGGGAGCTTTGCTGCTAAGGTGAGCAGGGTTTGCACTGGGTATGTCAATGGCTGGAGTCACACAATCCAAATATAGAGGTATTTTTATGTCCATGTTATGGCTGCAAATCCCCGCCTGTCCTCAGATCTGATGGTCCTCCTCGACAGTTGTCAGTTTGGTCATCAGACCCAGGGTAAGATCAGGACTTGTAGTTGTAACATGGATGTAAAAATATGTATTAGGCTAGTGTTAACCCAGCGAAAGGCATAaaactgtgcatacatacatgcgTGCACGACCTGTGGTATAGGTACAGCTACTTGGTTAACATATTAAAGAAATCTTAATTTATAGCTTTGTTCACCTATAGTTTCACATAGACATATTTGTACATAAGATTTGAAGAAGCATTACAAATGCattgatttttttaaagggttatttccaACCCCCTGTTTACTTAAATATGCACTCTCATAAACtattgacatgtcacagggatgCCAAAACAAGGGAGTCCAACAGCACCGGGGAACATGGTTCAATCAGGCCAGGTATGCAGATTCTGGATGCACGCTGGAAAGCTTAATATCCCGCTTGTGAGCAAGAAGGCTTAAAGAagaagagtccaacagcatccatagGGTGAATTAATCCACATGTATTTAAGATGATCAGGTCCAGCATTGCTGTACTTGATCATGTAATATAAATTGGCTTTATTCACCCTATGGATGCTTCTGGACTCTTCTTCTTCATGTCACAGGGACGCGTCAAAACCACTGGTGAGAGTCTCACAGctaagacctccaccaatcaagagaacgagccaggagaagcatGCGGTAGCACATTTCGCTTCCTGGCGTGCAGTGATCTCCATAAAGGCAGGTCCATTATAAGTGTATGAGGACACTggatgattgacagcagggaTGTGACGTGCACTACCACTCACTGCTCACCCTGACCTATTAAAGCTTTTGACATGGCCCTGTCACAACTTATCCGTTTGGCTTCCAGTTCCTTCTTTCTGGACATCTGCTCTAGAGAGGAGTTTGCATTGTACACTAGTCATATATGTGTGTTGCTGGCTAATTTTGTTACAATCATGAACATGACTGTCATCGCTGTGGAGAAATGTGTGAACTACACTCATTGACAAAGAAAATATTCcacctgcaaaaaaaaactgGGCATGCAGTTATGTCCCCTGAGATACTGTATTGGAGATTACAGGAATGGTCTGCTTCTATCTGTGCCCTATAAAAAGGTTCTTAAGGGCcctaagggctcttttacacaggctgattgtcACTGACAAGCATTCCTAGGATCATCATTCATAAAAGGCCCGTGTAAAAGTGCCAGCAATCAGCtgatctttaaagcgactctgtacccacaatctgacccccacaaaccacttatactgcttttaatccaagatctttcctggggtctgttcggcaggtgatgcagttattgtcctaaaaaacaacttttaaacttgcagccctgtgtaaaactgccgtggcctagagtgtctgtgtacttcgtccctcctccccgccttcctcatcattaggaatgctcctggcagattgtctcctatttatcacctgtaagaacactgcacttgtgctggatcgttaaggcacctgtgcagttttcagacaagtgatgaaaagaaaaaaaccttcccaggggcgttcctaatggagaagagggtgggaagtagggatggagaggcggtgcaagacctaggcacagacaatctaggccacgccaatttgacacacgactgcaagtttaaaagtattttttaggacaataactgcatcacctgccgaacggagcccaggacagatcttggattaaaagcagctatctgatggtacaagtggttaggagggggcagattgtgggtacagagtcgctttaatctctGTCCGGCCAATAACAATGCATTtttatccgacatggagagagaggagcggctgcacatcacacctatggctgacactaatgctgctaagcctattttaaaaaacaaacttcaggatgttggaatatgacttgatcaagccatatcgccccgtgtaccaacgtgcaagtctcctggttcacacgggtccctacgctaactccacaccttgccacccccgcaaagcgtgcacatggaatggccctgcaacccccatgtcacaggaccaaacccaaagtgccccccaaagtcacagccagcaccaccggcggggaaggctgcccccaaacaacacaagtatggatatgttGATACAAATATAGTTCCAGATTGCAGGGAAATATCACGTGAGTCGCAAGTGCTAAACCGTCTATCCCGCATATCAATTAACCCAAATGTAACAGGAAAAACTCAAAAAATACCAAAATATACCAGAAAACACCATTTGAGCATACTTTCCTTAACTTAGAAAAatcctttattaataaaaacatataaattaGAGATGTCATACATAAAAAATGATGGAAAGGTGATAACAGTGCATAAGTCCAGGGGACAGAAAACAAATATGGGTCAAAAGACTATTCAGAAAGATGTACTACATGTAAAGATAAATTATCACACTAAAAGGGTACAGGCTAATCAACAATTCAGAAAAACAGAGTCCCAGTAAGTCTATAATTGTAAGTGCTATATATATTGCTAGCTTCCTAGACACAAGTAGGATCTGTAAACATAACACATAGAATTGCCACCAGCCCAAAAAGTGATGTATCATAAACCCCTGgtacaccccgacgcgcgttttgcagatgaccactttatcaaggGGCTTCTGAATTGTTGATTAGCCTGTGCCCTTTTAGTGTGATAATTTATCTTTACATGTAATACATCTTTCTGAATAGTCTTTTGACACATTTGTTTTTTGTCCCCTGGACTTATGCACTGTTATCACCTTTCCctcatttttttatgtattacaTCTCtaatttatatgtttttattaataaaggatTTTTCTAATTTAAGGAAAGTATGCTCAAATGGTGTTTTCTGGTATATtttatggtatatggtatatttATGGTATTTTTATGGTTGCACAATTAACCATTCCTTGTATAGGCACTGTAAGCGAGGGCCATCTCGCTGACCAGAGCTCGTTTACAGCCATACATATCGAGCTATATAAAAGGACCTTAGGGGGGGTGCCTTCAAACACATAGCCTTTGGCACAATCAAATGCATGGCCTGGCCGCACGTACGATCGCTATATTGTTAGTGGGGCCATTGTTACCGGCGTCACATCCCCTGTTTAGACAGGAAGATGTGTAGCTGATAATGATGATTTTGCCAGCCGCTCAAAAGATCAGATCAGACCACTGGCCCATCTACATTGGACGATTATGGGGTATGTGAGCGTTCCTCATTAAGTGtgttacagcagtgcttctcaaactgtgaggtgcacCCTAGttattggtgaggcccagctgaggagccagttttcacaaaagtaactatcatctgcacagtccttttgctgtttccaAAAATCTCAaatttagcaacattattaattattttgtacttgctttattagcatatagagcttgggagattggtgaaaggtagccctagcattattttaagcttttaaatggactttcaccacagatagtgaggcccaggcatcctcttggtcagtctggtgaggcgcggGCATTGCCTTGGTTTGTTGGATGACGCTCCAGTAGAATAAGCTTGAGAAGCGCTGTGTTACAGTATGATCATTTTTACAGTGCACGGTGAATGCtgtaaatggggggaaaaaaatacagattttttttttt
This genomic window contains:
- the LOC138802936 gene encoding distal membrane-arm assembly complex protein 2-like isoform X3; amino-acid sequence: MQSVRVLPAIRHGILRYSSSTSSSETKDKVLQYFMNNVPAVQNLMNWKNSFKVWRLKNKNERFYYTEALYGKYAAAAHYTLEHNGGVRFKGHTEWFRPNEKGHYTWDFLEHKNDPIECVDLSGSMVTYMGLSNLEGLQELRELNLSGCHYLDDWALSRLHVFKDSLEVLSLAGCRQVTERGLATLHHLQNLKRLDLSDLPAANHKGLVLILLEELLPACNIVGIEYTDGLHTEDIVARSESIK
- the LOC138802936 gene encoding distal membrane-arm assembly complex protein 2-like isoform X2, with the translated sequence MAAPRLMQSVRVLPAIRHGILRYSSSTSSSETKDKVLQYFMNNVPAVQNLMNWKNSFKVWRLKNKNERFYYTEALYGKYAAAAHYTLEHNGGVRFKGHTEWFRPNEKGHYTWDFLEHKNDPIECVDLSGSMVTYMGLSNLEGLQELRELNLSGCHYLDDWALSRLHVFKDSLEVLSLAGCRQVTERGLATLHHLQNLKRLDLSDLPAANHKGLVLILLEELLPACNIVGIEYTDGLHTEDIVARSESIK